Proteins co-encoded in one Echeneis naucrates chromosome 22, fEcheNa1.1, whole genome shotgun sequence genomic window:
- the LOC115036411 gene encoding rab GTPase-activating protein 1-like isoform X2: MMEEVSMMMAYDAQVMEQMSEEEILACLVAETGPKFTVPTKKAKLGESRLQIMDDEEQEDPLDKYLKENRRLQQASLRLEQENDNLAQRLITSKVALRNALDKAEDRVDELTKDLLQTRHRLQATEEEKRGKEEEAAMLKEVFRRELEKAEQENRRSSGIIADYKQICSQLTNRLERQQATHEDELDSLKDLEHKRGVLANDLQEAKNSWISKAFTSLRTSSGGPHGLGTHREGSPGLGWNLHGGSLTGWSGKKLSWPHRDNRDNV, from the exons ATGATGGAGGAAGTGTCTATGATGATGGCGTATGATGCCCAAGTTATGGAGCAGATGAGCGAGGAGGAGATCTTGGCTTGCCTGGTGGCTGAAACTGGACCTAAGTTCACA GTCCCAACAAAGAAAGCTAAACTGGGGGAAAGCCGGCTTCAAATAATGGATGATGAAGAACAAGAAGACCCTTTGGACAAATACCTG aaGGAAAATCGTCGGCTCCAGCAGGCCAGCCTCCGTCTCGAGCAGGAAAACGACAACCTAGCCCAGAGGCTCATCACCAGCAAGGTCGCTCTGAGGAATGCTCTGGACAAG GCGGAGGACAGAGTGGACGAACTCACCAAAGACCTTCTGCAGACCAGACATCGGCTGCAggccacagaggaggagaaaagggggaagGAAGAAGAAGCCGCCATG CTGAAGGAAGTGTTTCGGCGAGAGCTGGAGAAAGCTGAGCAGGAAAACAGGAGGTCGTCGGGCATTATCGCAGATTACAAACAG ATCTGCTCTCAGCTGACAAACCGTCTGGAGAGGCAGCAGGCCACCCACGAAGATGAGTTGGATTCACTGAAG GACCTGGAGCACAAGAGGGGAGTCCTGGCCAACGATCTGCAGGAGGCGAAGAACAGCTGGATCAGCAAGGCCTTCACTTCCCTGCGGACATCCAGCGGAGGGCCTCACGGTCTCGGCACACACAGGGAGGGTTCACCGGGGCTGGGCTGGAACCTCCACGGCGGCTCCCTGACTGGATGGAGCGGCAAGAAGTTGTCATGGCCACACAGAGACAACCGAGATAACGTGTGA
- the ebi3 gene encoding interleukin-27 subunit beta: protein MAAVFGRVSVIVTLLVCFHGGQAQHLLTGDATSDLDSAPTPAVHCWCATYPNVTLCSWPEPPQSPPTHYVATYSERHNQSVTKQCHLIPPAHNPSWPTSSSSSSSSIPSEKLWYCRLPNLKLLTDYIINVTAVYSGKSSSHLASFMLEEIVKPDPPEDVRVYSHDIRDLVVEWSTPSTWANLDIFPLKYHIKYQWENRGTLKIVNLGPLENTRVVLKQFIPGKTYLFQVCAMELLGLGKCSNWSSAVNVTVPVMKP from the exons ATGGCTGCTGTATTTGGCCGCGTTTCTGTTATTGTGACTCTCCTGGTGTGTTTTCATGGAGGACAAGCTCAACACCTGCTGACAGGTGATGCAACATCAGACT TGGATTCTGCACCCACTCCCGCAGTGCATTGCTGGTGTGCGACCTATCCAAATGTGACTTTATGCTCCTGGCCTGAACCTCCCCAGTCCCCGCCGACACACTACGTTGCAACCTACAG TGAGAGACACAATCAATCGGTCACCAAGCAGTGCCATCTCATCCCACCTGCTCATAACCCGTCATGGccgacatcatcatcatcatcatcatcatcaatcccATCTGAAAAG CTCTGGTACTGCAGACTGCCCAATCTGAAGCTGCTTACCGACTACATCATCAATGTCACAGCAGTTTATTCTGGCAAAAGCAGCTCCCATCTCGCAAGTTTTATGTTGGAGGAAATTG TGAAACCAGACCCCCCCGAAGACGTGCGGGTTTACTCTCATGACATCAGGGACTTGGTGGTGGAGTGGTCTACCCCCTCCACCTGGGCCAACCTGGACATCTTCCCCCTAAAATACCATATTAAGTATCAGTGGGAAAACAGGGGCACACTTAAAATTGTCAAT CTGGGTCCGTTGGAGAATACCAGAGTCGTGCTGAAGCAGTTCATCCCAGGAAAGACGTACCTGTTCCAGGTGTGTGCCATGGAGCTGCTGGGCCTCGGCAAGTGCAGCAACTGGAGCTCCGCTGTAAATGTGACCGTACCAGTGATGAAGCCCTAA
- the LOC115036411 gene encoding rab GTPase-activating protein 1-like isoform X1: MMEEVSMMMAYDAQVMEQMSEEEILACLVAETGPKFTVPTKKAKLGESRLQIMDDEEQEDPLDKYLKENRRLQQASLRLEQENDNLAQRLITSKVALRNALDKAEDRVDELTKDLLQTRHRLQATEEEKRGKEEEAAMLKEVFRRELEKAEQENRRSSGIIADYKQICSQLTNRLERQQATHEDELDSLKSAVMGCARCQRIIERHEPATSGQACPTEALTDESDQEEDSEGLEKAEQWRKEREKESLKAQIRELEQELAQTKLQMVEAKCKIQDLEHKRGVLANDLQEAKNSWISKAFTSLRTSSGGPHGLGTHREGSPGLGWNLHGGSLTGWSGKKLSWPHRDNRDNV; encoded by the exons ATGATGGAGGAAGTGTCTATGATGATGGCGTATGATGCCCAAGTTATGGAGCAGATGAGCGAGGAGGAGATCTTGGCTTGCCTGGTGGCTGAAACTGGACCTAAGTTCACA GTCCCAACAAAGAAAGCTAAACTGGGGGAAAGCCGGCTTCAAATAATGGATGATGAAGAACAAGAAGACCCTTTGGACAAATACCTG aaGGAAAATCGTCGGCTCCAGCAGGCCAGCCTCCGTCTCGAGCAGGAAAACGACAACCTAGCCCAGAGGCTCATCACCAGCAAGGTCGCTCTGAGGAATGCTCTGGACAAG GCGGAGGACAGAGTGGACGAACTCACCAAAGACCTTCTGCAGACCAGACATCGGCTGCAggccacagaggaggagaaaagggggaagGAAGAAGAAGCCGCCATG CTGAAGGAAGTGTTTCGGCGAGAGCTGGAGAAAGCTGAGCAGGAAAACAGGAGGTCGTCGGGCATTATCGCAGATTACAAACAG ATCTGCTCTCAGCTGACAAACCGTCTGGAGAGGCAGCAGGCCACCCACGAAGATGAGTTGGATTCACTGAAG AGCGCGGTGATGGGCTGTGCTCGCTGTCAGCGCATCATAGAAAGACATGAACCGGCGACTTCAGGTCAGGCCTGTCCGACAGAAGCTCTGACAGACGAatcagaccaggaggaggacagtGAAGGTCTTGAAAAGGCAGAGCAGTGGAGGAAGGAGCGGGAAAAGGAGTCCCTCAAGGCTCAGATCAGggagctggagcaggagctggCACAGACCAAACTCCAGATGGTGGAGGCCAAGTGTAAAATCCAG GACCTGGAGCACAAGAGGGGAGTCCTGGCCAACGATCTGCAGGAGGCGAAGAACAGCTGGATCAGCAAGGCCTTCACTTCCCTGCGGACATCCAGCGGAGGGCCTCACGGTCTCGGCACACACAGGGAGGGTTCACCGGGGCTGGGCTGGAACCTCCACGGCGGCTCCCTGACTGGATGGAGCGGCAAGAAGTTGTCATGGCCACACAGAGACAACCGAGATAACGTGTGA
- the crlf1a gene encoding cytokine receptor-like factor 1a isoform X5, which translates to MKTVLDFCLVFLTLQTPGVLSLSTHVAIIYPQDPVLRMGSNLTASCWVHPDLGVHAGSLYWTLNGQQLPPSLYRVLSPTNLSVTLAGLNASRQTSGDNLVCHNHKGHILAGSCLYVGMPPEKPVNLTCWSRNTKDLTCSWVPGGRGETNISTQYTLKYKLRWYGKEKECEDYTHAQPYSCSITRDLHLFTPYEIWVEASNQLGRATSDVITLDILDVVTTDPPSGVTVSRVGQLEDQLSVRWEAPPALKDFLFQAKYQIRYRLEDSQDWKVMDDVGNQTSCRLAGLRPGTVYFVQVRCNPVGIYGSRKAGIWSEWSHPTAASTPHSERLMSGSCDSKSSGDSNSTLRRELKQFFGWVRKHAYGCSSMSMKLYDQWRVLMQKSHKTRNQPT; encoded by the exons ATGAAAACCGTGTTGGATTTCTGCTTGGTTTTCCTCACGCTGCAGACTCCCGGCGTGCTGTCCTTGTCCACAC ATGTGGCCATCATTTACCCCCAGGACCCCGTCCTTCGCATGGGGTCCAACCTGACCGCCAGCTGCTGGGTCCACCCCGACCTCGGGGTCCATGCCGGCTCTCTCTACTGGACGCTGAATGGTCAACAGCTGCCGCCGTCGCTCTACAGAGTGCTGAGCCCTACCAACCTCAGCGTGACGCTGGCTGGCCTCAACGCCTCCAGGCAGACGTCCGGAGACAACCTGGTTTGTCACAATCATAAGGGACACATCTTGGCTGGTTCCTGCCTCTACGTTGGGA TGCCTCCAGAGAAGCCGGTCAACCTGACCTGCTGGTCCAGGAACACCAAAGACCTGACGTGCAGCTGGGTGCCAGGCGGAAGAGGAGAGACCAACATCAGCACCCAGTACACACTGAAGTACAAACTCAG GTGGTATGGTAAGGAGAAGGAGTGTGAAGATTACACACATGCTCAGCCTTACTCCTGCAGCATCACCCGGGACCTGCACCTCTTCACGCCCTATGAGATCTGGGTGGAGGCCTCCAACCAGCTGGGCCGGGCTACCTCTGACGTCATCACTCTTGACATCCTAGATGTCG TGACCACAGATCCTCCGTCAGGTGTGACGGTGAGCCGTGTCGGGCAGCTGGAAGACCAGCTGAGCGTTCGCTGGGAGGCCCCGCCTGCGCTCAaagacttcctgtttcaggCCAAATACCAGATCCGCTACAGACTGGAGGACAGCCAAGACTGGAAG GTGATGGATGATGTCGGGAACCAGACCTCATGCAGACTGGCTGGACTAAGACCTGGAACTGTGTATTTTGTCCAG GTCCGCTGCAACCCTGTAGGCATATACGGCTCTCGCAAAGCTGGAATCTGGAGCGAGTGGAGCCATCCCACTGCTGCATCCACACCCCACAGTG AACGATTAATGTCGGGCTCCTGTGACTCCAAGTCCAGCGGGGACTCCAACTCCACCCTGCGCAGGGAGCTGAAGCAGTTCTTCGGCTGGGTGCGGAAACATGCCTatggctgcagcagcatgtcCATGAAGCTGTACGACCAGTGGCGAGTGCTGATGCAGAAATCCCACAAAACTCGCAACCAG CCGACGTGA
- the crlf1a gene encoding cytokine receptor-like factor 1a isoform X2, producing MKTVLDFCLVFLTLQTPGVLSLSTHVAIIYPQDPVLRMGSNLTASCWVHPDLGVHAGSLYWTLNGQQLPPSLYRVLSPTNLSVTLAGLNASRQTSGDNLVCHNHKGHILAGSCLYVGMPPEKPVNLTCWSRNTKDLTCSWVPGGRGETNISTQYTLKYKLRWYGKEKECEDYTHAQPYSCSITRDLHLFTPYEIWVEASNQLGRATSDVITLDILDVVTTDPPSGVTVSRVGQLEDQLSVRWEAPPALKDFLFQAKYQIRYRLEDSQDWKVMDDVGNQTSCRLAGLRPGTVYFVQVRCNPVGIYGSRKAGIWSEWSHPTAASTPHSERLMSGSCDSKSSGDSNSTLRRELKQFFGWVRKHAYGCSSMSMKLYDQWRVLMQKSHKTRNQVLQGDKS from the exons ATGAAAACCGTGTTGGATTTCTGCTTGGTTTTCCTCACGCTGCAGACTCCCGGCGTGCTGTCCTTGTCCACAC ATGTGGCCATCATTTACCCCCAGGACCCCGTCCTTCGCATGGGGTCCAACCTGACCGCCAGCTGCTGGGTCCACCCCGACCTCGGGGTCCATGCCGGCTCTCTCTACTGGACGCTGAATGGTCAACAGCTGCCGCCGTCGCTCTACAGAGTGCTGAGCCCTACCAACCTCAGCGTGACGCTGGCTGGCCTCAACGCCTCCAGGCAGACGTCCGGAGACAACCTGGTTTGTCACAATCATAAGGGACACATCTTGGCTGGTTCCTGCCTCTACGTTGGGA TGCCTCCAGAGAAGCCGGTCAACCTGACCTGCTGGTCCAGGAACACCAAAGACCTGACGTGCAGCTGGGTGCCAGGCGGAAGAGGAGAGACCAACATCAGCACCCAGTACACACTGAAGTACAAACTCAG GTGGTATGGTAAGGAGAAGGAGTGTGAAGATTACACACATGCTCAGCCTTACTCCTGCAGCATCACCCGGGACCTGCACCTCTTCACGCCCTATGAGATCTGGGTGGAGGCCTCCAACCAGCTGGGCCGGGCTACCTCTGACGTCATCACTCTTGACATCCTAGATGTCG TGACCACAGATCCTCCGTCAGGTGTGACGGTGAGCCGTGTCGGGCAGCTGGAAGACCAGCTGAGCGTTCGCTGGGAGGCCCCGCCTGCGCTCAaagacttcctgtttcaggCCAAATACCAGATCCGCTACAGACTGGAGGACAGCCAAGACTGGAAG GTGATGGATGATGTCGGGAACCAGACCTCATGCAGACTGGCTGGACTAAGACCTGGAACTGTGTATTTTGTCCAG GTCCGCTGCAACCCTGTAGGCATATACGGCTCTCGCAAAGCTGGAATCTGGAGCGAGTGGAGCCATCCCACTGCTGCATCCACACCCCACAGTG AACGATTAATGTCGGGCTCCTGTGACTCCAAGTCCAGCGGGGACTCCAACTCCACCCTGCGCAGGGAGCTGAAGCAGTTCTTCGGCTGGGTGCGGAAACATGCCTatggctgcagcagcatgtcCATGAAGCTGTACGACCAGTGGCGAGTGCTGATGCAGAAATCCCACAAAACTCGCAACCAG GTTCTCCAAGGGGATAAATCCTAG
- the crlf1a gene encoding cytokine receptor-like factor 1a isoform X1: MKTVLDFCLVFLTLQTPGVLSLSTHVAIIYPQDPVLRMGSNLTASCWVHPDLGVHAGSLYWTLNGQQLPPSLYRVLSPTNLSVTLAGLNASRQTSGDNLVCHNHKGHILAGSCLYVGMPPEKPVNLTCWSRNTKDLTCSWVPGGRGETNISTQYTLKYKLRWYGKEKECEDYTHAQPYSCSITRDLHLFTPYEIWVEASNQLGRATSDVITLDILDVVTTDPPSGVTVSRVGQLEDQLSVRWEAPPALKDFLFQAKYQIRYRLEDSQDWKVMDDVGNQTSCRLAGLRPGTVYFVQVRCNPVGIYGSRKAGIWSEWSHPTAASTPHSERLMSGSCDSKSSGDSNSTLRRELKQFFGWVRKHAYGCSSMSMKLYDQWRVLMQKSHKTRNQTLSFNSGSPRG; encoded by the exons ATGAAAACCGTGTTGGATTTCTGCTTGGTTTTCCTCACGCTGCAGACTCCCGGCGTGCTGTCCTTGTCCACAC ATGTGGCCATCATTTACCCCCAGGACCCCGTCCTTCGCATGGGGTCCAACCTGACCGCCAGCTGCTGGGTCCACCCCGACCTCGGGGTCCATGCCGGCTCTCTCTACTGGACGCTGAATGGTCAACAGCTGCCGCCGTCGCTCTACAGAGTGCTGAGCCCTACCAACCTCAGCGTGACGCTGGCTGGCCTCAACGCCTCCAGGCAGACGTCCGGAGACAACCTGGTTTGTCACAATCATAAGGGACACATCTTGGCTGGTTCCTGCCTCTACGTTGGGA TGCCTCCAGAGAAGCCGGTCAACCTGACCTGCTGGTCCAGGAACACCAAAGACCTGACGTGCAGCTGGGTGCCAGGCGGAAGAGGAGAGACCAACATCAGCACCCAGTACACACTGAAGTACAAACTCAG GTGGTATGGTAAGGAGAAGGAGTGTGAAGATTACACACATGCTCAGCCTTACTCCTGCAGCATCACCCGGGACCTGCACCTCTTCACGCCCTATGAGATCTGGGTGGAGGCCTCCAACCAGCTGGGCCGGGCTACCTCTGACGTCATCACTCTTGACATCCTAGATGTCG TGACCACAGATCCTCCGTCAGGTGTGACGGTGAGCCGTGTCGGGCAGCTGGAAGACCAGCTGAGCGTTCGCTGGGAGGCCCCGCCTGCGCTCAaagacttcctgtttcaggCCAAATACCAGATCCGCTACAGACTGGAGGACAGCCAAGACTGGAAG GTGATGGATGATGTCGGGAACCAGACCTCATGCAGACTGGCTGGACTAAGACCTGGAACTGTGTATTTTGTCCAG GTCCGCTGCAACCCTGTAGGCATATACGGCTCTCGCAAAGCTGGAATCTGGAGCGAGTGGAGCCATCCCACTGCTGCATCCACACCCCACAGTG AACGATTAATGTCGGGCTCCTGTGACTCCAAGTCCAGCGGGGACTCCAACTCCACCCTGCGCAGGGAGCTGAAGCAGTTCTTCGGCTGGGTGCGGAAACATGCCTatggctgcagcagcatgtcCATGAAGCTGTACGACCAGTGGCGAGTGCTGATGCAGAAATCCCACAAAACTCGCAACCAG ACTTTGTCTTTCAATTCAGGTTCTCCAAGGGGATAA
- the crlf1a gene encoding cytokine receptor-like factor 1a isoform X3: protein MKTVLDFCLVFLTLQTPGVLSLSTHVAIIYPQDPVLRMGSNLTASCWVHPDLGVHAGSLYWTLNGQQLPPSLYRVLSPTNLSVTLAGLNASRQTSGDNLVCHNHKGHILAGSCLYVGMPPEKPVNLTCWSRNTKDLTCSWVPGGRGETNISTQYTLKYKLRWYGKEKECEDYTHAQPYSCSITRDLHLFTPYEIWVEASNQLGRATSDVITLDILDVVTTDPPSGVTVSRVGQLEDQLSVRWEAPPALKDFLFQAKYQIRYRLEDSQDWKVMDDVGNQTSCRLAGLRPGTVYFVQVRCNPVGIYGSRKAGIWSEWSHPTAASTPHSERLMSGSCDSKSSGDSNSTLRRELKQFFGWVRKHAYGCSSMSMKLYDQWRVLMQKSHKTRNQVADVSTA from the exons ATGAAAACCGTGTTGGATTTCTGCTTGGTTTTCCTCACGCTGCAGACTCCCGGCGTGCTGTCCTTGTCCACAC ATGTGGCCATCATTTACCCCCAGGACCCCGTCCTTCGCATGGGGTCCAACCTGACCGCCAGCTGCTGGGTCCACCCCGACCTCGGGGTCCATGCCGGCTCTCTCTACTGGACGCTGAATGGTCAACAGCTGCCGCCGTCGCTCTACAGAGTGCTGAGCCCTACCAACCTCAGCGTGACGCTGGCTGGCCTCAACGCCTCCAGGCAGACGTCCGGAGACAACCTGGTTTGTCACAATCATAAGGGACACATCTTGGCTGGTTCCTGCCTCTACGTTGGGA TGCCTCCAGAGAAGCCGGTCAACCTGACCTGCTGGTCCAGGAACACCAAAGACCTGACGTGCAGCTGGGTGCCAGGCGGAAGAGGAGAGACCAACATCAGCACCCAGTACACACTGAAGTACAAACTCAG GTGGTATGGTAAGGAGAAGGAGTGTGAAGATTACACACATGCTCAGCCTTACTCCTGCAGCATCACCCGGGACCTGCACCTCTTCACGCCCTATGAGATCTGGGTGGAGGCCTCCAACCAGCTGGGCCGGGCTACCTCTGACGTCATCACTCTTGACATCCTAGATGTCG TGACCACAGATCCTCCGTCAGGTGTGACGGTGAGCCGTGTCGGGCAGCTGGAAGACCAGCTGAGCGTTCGCTGGGAGGCCCCGCCTGCGCTCAaagacttcctgtttcaggCCAAATACCAGATCCGCTACAGACTGGAGGACAGCCAAGACTGGAAG GTGATGGATGATGTCGGGAACCAGACCTCATGCAGACTGGCTGGACTAAGACCTGGAACTGTGTATTTTGTCCAG GTCCGCTGCAACCCTGTAGGCATATACGGCTCTCGCAAAGCTGGAATCTGGAGCGAGTGGAGCCATCCCACTGCTGCATCCACACCCCACAGTG AACGATTAATGTCGGGCTCCTGTGACTCCAAGTCCAGCGGGGACTCCAACTCCACCCTGCGCAGGGAGCTGAAGCAGTTCTTCGGCTGGGTGCGGAAACATGCCTatggctgcagcagcatgtcCATGAAGCTGTACGACCAGTGGCGAGTGCTGATGCAGAAATCCCACAAAACTCGCAACCAGGTAG CCGACGTGAGCACTGCCTGA
- the odf3l2a gene encoding outer dense fiber protein 3-like protein 2a, whose product MEEVAKKRPIISARERGPGPARYALPPTVGYINHDFTKPSSPAYTIHSRVSTLLPLDSSPGPRYHIGDRVTRFGRMETPAYSILGRGRNAGTKGELFHTPGPGAYSPERAPPLNAQRRPPSYTIGGRTRYRPVDAVPPPNRYSLPNLLGCQVPNKPCSPSYSFSSRRKVGAPSEDLSMSPGPGKYNSTNPDIYRHRQPSFSMQKRTKRPNNSSAVPGPGAYSPEKFHVHLPRPPSFSMGIRHSEFVCPLVVDVAD is encoded by the exons ATGGAGGAGGTGGCGAAGAAACGGCCGATAATCTCTGCTCGAGAAAGAG GCCCGGGACCTGCCCGCTATGCTCTGCCCCCTACAGTTGGATACATCAACCATGACTTCACCAAACCCAGCAGCCCTGCATACACTATCCACAGCCGCGTGAGCA CTT tGCTCCCTTTGGACTCCAGCCCGGGACCAAGGTATCATATTGGTGACAGGGTGACCCGATTTGGCCGAATGGAGACGCCAGCCTACTCTATTTTGGGCAGAGGAAGGAATGCAGGGACTAAAG GTGAGCTGTTCCACACTCCTGGGCCAGGGGCCTACAGCCCAGAAAGGGCGCCACCTCTCAACGCTCAGCGCCGACCGCCTTCCTACACCATTGGTGGCCGCACCAGATACCGCCCTGTGGATGCTGTACCACCACCCAACAG GTACAGTCTCCCTAATCTGCTGGGCTGCCAGGTTCCAAACAAGCCCTGCAGTCCGAGCTACAGCTTCTCAAGTCGAAGGAAGGTCGGCGCGCCCTCTGAAGATCTCTCCATGAGCCCCGGACCGGGAAAGTACAACAGTACAAACCCAGACATTTACCGCCATCGTCAGCCCTCCTTCTCCATGCAGAAGCGGACTAAGAGGCCCAATAACTCCTCTGCTGTTCCCGGCCCGGGTGCATACAGCCCGGAGAAATTCCACGTGCATCTTCCCAGACCCCCATCCTTCTCTATGGGGATTAGGCACTCTGAGTTTGTCTGCCCGCTTGTGGTGGATGTAGCTGACTGA
- the crlf1a gene encoding cytokine receptor-like factor 1a isoform X4 translates to MKTVLDFCLVFLTLQTPGVLSLSTHVAIIYPQDPVLRMGSNLTASCWVHPDLGVHAGSLYWTLNGQQLPPSLYRVLSPTNLSVTLAGLNASRQTSGDNLVCHNHKGHILAGSCLYVGMPPEKPVNLTCWSRNTKDLTCSWVPGGRGETNISTQYTLKYKLRWYGKEKECEDYTHAQPYSCSITRDLHLFTPYEIWVEASNQLGRATSDVITLDILDVVTTDPPSGVTVSRVGQLEDQLSVRWEAPPALKDFLFQAKYQIRYRLEDSQDWKVMDDVGNQTSCRLAGLRPGTVYFVQVRCNPVGIYGSRKAGIWSEWSHPTAASTPHSERLMSGSCDSKSSGDSNSTLRRELKQFFGWVRKHAYGCSSMSMKLYDQWRVLMQKSHKTRNQVGSPRG, encoded by the exons ATGAAAACCGTGTTGGATTTCTGCTTGGTTTTCCTCACGCTGCAGACTCCCGGCGTGCTGTCCTTGTCCACAC ATGTGGCCATCATTTACCCCCAGGACCCCGTCCTTCGCATGGGGTCCAACCTGACCGCCAGCTGCTGGGTCCACCCCGACCTCGGGGTCCATGCCGGCTCTCTCTACTGGACGCTGAATGGTCAACAGCTGCCGCCGTCGCTCTACAGAGTGCTGAGCCCTACCAACCTCAGCGTGACGCTGGCTGGCCTCAACGCCTCCAGGCAGACGTCCGGAGACAACCTGGTTTGTCACAATCATAAGGGACACATCTTGGCTGGTTCCTGCCTCTACGTTGGGA TGCCTCCAGAGAAGCCGGTCAACCTGACCTGCTGGTCCAGGAACACCAAAGACCTGACGTGCAGCTGGGTGCCAGGCGGAAGAGGAGAGACCAACATCAGCACCCAGTACACACTGAAGTACAAACTCAG GTGGTATGGTAAGGAGAAGGAGTGTGAAGATTACACACATGCTCAGCCTTACTCCTGCAGCATCACCCGGGACCTGCACCTCTTCACGCCCTATGAGATCTGGGTGGAGGCCTCCAACCAGCTGGGCCGGGCTACCTCTGACGTCATCACTCTTGACATCCTAGATGTCG TGACCACAGATCCTCCGTCAGGTGTGACGGTGAGCCGTGTCGGGCAGCTGGAAGACCAGCTGAGCGTTCGCTGGGAGGCCCCGCCTGCGCTCAaagacttcctgtttcaggCCAAATACCAGATCCGCTACAGACTGGAGGACAGCCAAGACTGGAAG GTGATGGATGATGTCGGGAACCAGACCTCATGCAGACTGGCTGGACTAAGACCTGGAACTGTGTATTTTGTCCAG GTCCGCTGCAACCCTGTAGGCATATACGGCTCTCGCAAAGCTGGAATCTGGAGCGAGTGGAGCCATCCCACTGCTGCATCCACACCCCACAGTG AACGATTAATGTCGGGCTCCTGTGACTCCAAGTCCAGCGGGGACTCCAACTCCACCCTGCGCAGGGAGCTGAAGCAGTTCTTCGGCTGGGTGCGGAAACATGCCTatggctgcagcagcatgtcCATGAAGCTGTACGACCAGTGGCGAGTGCTGATGCAGAAATCCCACAAAACTCGCAACCAGGTAG GTTCTCCAAGGGGATAA